The following coding sequences lie in one Candidatus Aminicenantes bacterium genomic window:
- the infC gene encoding translation initiation factor IF-3 — RLIDEEKNQVGIVPIAQALALAREKELDLVEISPEAKPPVCRILDYGKFLYALQKKAHEAQRHQRKILIKEIKFTPVIGEHDVEVKLKKIKEFLAEGNKVKVTVWLRGRQKRKPEMLDVMVGRVMEILKDMAEIEAPPKREGFFCHIMIGAKKGGKDAKTKNP, encoded by the coding sequence CGCCTGATCGACGAAGAGAAGAACCAGGTCGGCATCGTCCCCATCGCCCAGGCCCTGGCACTCGCCAGGGAAAAAGAGCTGGACCTGGTCGAGATCTCCCCCGAGGCCAAGCCGCCGGTCTGCCGCATCCTGGACTACGGGAAGTTCCTCTACGCGCTGCAGAAAAAAGCGCATGAGGCCCAGCGCCACCAGCGCAAGATCCTGATCAAGGAGATCAAGTTCACCCCGGTGATCGGCGAGCACGACGTGGAAGTCAAGCTGAAGAAGATCAAGGAATTCCTGGCCGAGGGCAACAAGGTCAAGGTGACGGTCTGGCTGCGCGGGCGCCAGAAACGGAAACCGGAGATGCTGGACGTGATGGTCGGCCGGGTCATGGAAATTTTGAAGGACATGGCGGAGATCGAAGCGCCTCCCAAGCGGGAGGGCTTTTTTTGTCATATCATGATCGGAGCAAAAAAAGGAGGAAAAGATGCCAAAACTAAAAACCCATAG
- the rpmI gene encoding 50S ribosomal protein L35 — MPKLKTHRGAHKRLKVTANGKIKRSKAFGSHLLTKKSSKRKRGLKQSTLVAKSEFKKMKELLPYSK, encoded by the coding sequence ATGCCAAAACTAAAAACCCATAGAGGCGCCCACAAGCGATTGAAAGTGACGGCCAATGGGAAAATCAAACGCAGCAAGGCTTTCGGGTCGCACCTGTTGACCAAGAAGAGCTCCAAGCGCAAACGGGGCTTGAAGCAGTCGACGCTGGTCGCCAAATCGGAATTCAAGAAAATGAAGGAATTGCTGCCTTATTCGAAATAG
- the rplT gene encoding 50S ribosomal protein L20 yields MPRVTRGNKKLLRRKKILAMAKGFWGGKRKNYRSAKESVERAMTYAYRDRRNRKRDFRTLWNVRINAAIREFDMSYSVFINHLKKADIRINRKMLANLAATEPEAFKTIVEKVKPAV; encoded by the coding sequence ATGCCGCGAGTTACCCGAGGAAACAAAAAACTGTTGCGCCGGAAAAAAATACTGGCCATGGCCAAGGGATTCTGGGGGGGCAAACGCAAGAACTACCGTTCGGCCAAGGAATCGGTCGAAAGGGCGATGACCTACGCCTACCGCGACCGCCGCAACCGCAAGCGCGATTTCCGCACCCTGTGGAACGTCCGCATCAATGCCGCCATCCGCGAGTTCGACATGAGCTATTCGGTCTTCATCAACCATTTGAAGAAAGCCGATATCCGGATCAACCGCAAGATGCTGGCCAACCTGGCCGCCACCGAACCCGAAGCGTTCAAGACCATCGTCGAAAAAGTCAAGCCAGCGGTATGA